GCGCCGCCCCGATAATAAGAGGAACGAGAATCGCTACGATGCAAGGGACGATGATCTTCCGCATACGATATTGGGATGCCCAATGTGGGTCCGCGATTGGACCTGAAGTTACGCCACCGTCGTGGCGGTCCCCTCCTATTTTTTCTTTTTTCGGTTTGAGGTGTAGCAAAAGTGGAAATAACAGAAGCGTAACCCATCCCAATCACAGAGGTTTCTAATTCGCCTTACCCTCCCGACTCAGAGCCGGTGGGTCTCGGGCACGCGCATTCACATGGATGCGCACTCGAGGCGCCGGGGCAGTATCTGGCTGGGATATCGGGGCCCGATTGGGGTGATAGTCCTGGGGTTGTGGCTCGCGATCGTCCCCGGCGCGAGCCCCTCGGTCACTCCGCAGGCGACGTTTGGTTTCGAGGATGTCACCACCCTGGCGCGCGGTCTCGGCGCGAGTCCGTACCGTTCCCAAGAGGATCGCATCCCAGAGTTCCTCCACCGGCTCGGATACGATCAGTACCGGGATATCCGGTTCAAACGGCAGCGCGCTTTATGGCGGGATGCAGGGCTGCCATTTCAGGTGGAGTTCTTCTTTCCCGCGTACAACTTCAGCCAGCCGGTCGCCATCGACGTGATTGACCCCCGCGGGGCGCGGCCCGTACCCTTCTCTCCCGACCTCTTTACCTACGGAAGCGTGCGCTTTCCCGCGCCGGTGCCGTCCGGACTCGGGTTCGCCGGCTTCCGGCTCCGCTATCCGATCCATACCACGTCCACTGCGGACGAGTTCGCCGTCTTTCTCGGGGCGAGTTACTTTCGGGCATTGGGGAAAGGCGAGGGGTACGGCCTCTCGGCCCGAGGGCTCGCGATCAACACCGCCGATCCCAACGGGGAAGAGTTTCCGTCGTTCACAAAGTTTTGGCTGGAGACCCCCTCGCGCTCTGCTGACACGATGACCCTCTACGCCCTTCTCGACGGTCCGAGTGCGGCCGCTGCGTACCGGTTTGCCATCCGCCCGGGCGCCCCGACGTCGATGGATGTCACCACCGCGGTGTTCCTGCGCGCCCCGGTCGCGGTGCTGGGGATCGCCCCGCTGTCCAGCATGTTCTTGCACGCAAAGAACACGGCGCGCACGCCGGGGGATTTCCGACCGGAGGTCCACGACTCCGACGGCCTGTTGATCGCCTCGCGGGCGGGCGAATGGACCTGGCGGCCCCTAGTCAACCCCTCAGGCGTCCTGGTCAGCTCATTCTCATTCGAGAACCCGGCGGGGTTCGGGCTGATGCAGCGCGACCGGGATTTTGACCACTACCAGGATCTCGAGGCCCGCTACGATCTCCGGCCCAGTGCGTGGATCGTACCGCACGGCAACTGGGGAGAGGGCCAGGTCCGCCTGGTCGAGCTCCCCTCGCAGGATGAATTCTTCGACAACATTGTCGCCATGTGGGTCCCGGCGCACCTTCCACCGGCGGGGAGCCCGCTCCGCCTCGCCTATGACATCCAGTGGGGGAGCGAAGACCGCAGGCTTCCGCCGCCGCCCGGCGGCCGCGCCGTCGCGACCCGCATCGGTCTGGCGCACTCCTCCGATGTTCCGGCGGGAGGAACCC
This genomic window from bacterium contains:
- a CDS encoding glucan biosynthesis protein G translates to MIVLGLWLAIVPGASPSVTPQATFGFEDVTTLARGLGASPYRSQEDRIPEFLHRLGYDQYRDIRFKRQRALWRDAGLPFQVEFFFPAYNFSQPVAIDVIDPRGARPVPFSPDLFTYGSVRFPAPVPSGLGFAGFRLRYPIHTTSTADEFAVFLGASYFRALGKGEGYGLSARGLAINTADPNGEEFPSFTKFWLETPSRSADTMTLYALLDGPSAAAAYRFAIRPGAPTSMDVTTAVFLRAPVAVLGIAPLSSMFLHAKNTARTPGDFRPEVHDSDGLLIASRAGEWTWRPLVNPSGVLVSSFSFENPAGFGLMQRDRDFDHYQDLEARYDLRPSAWIVPHGNWGEGQVRLVELPSQDEFFDNIVAMWVPAHLPPAGSPLRLAYDIQWGSEDRRLPPPPGGRAVATRIGLAHSSDVPAGGTLQVFVIDFAGGALTPLSPNAIVEPILTVGPGGKILEKHAQWNPMTKGWRASFRLLITGKAPVDVQCFLKHGRDALTETWSYLAQP